In Pseudomonas sp. p1(2021b), the genomic window CTGGATGCAGCGCACTGCGAGCGCCTGGAACGGTTCGCGCGGCAGCAGAAAGTCACCCTCAACACCTTGGTCCAGGCCGCCTGGCTGGTGCTGCTGCAGCGCTACACCGGCCAGCAGACGGTGGCCTTCGGCGCCACTGTGGCGGGCCGTCCCCCGGAGCTGCGCGGTATCGAGCGGCAGGTGGGGCTGTTCATCAACACCCTCCCGGTGATCGCAACGCCGGACATCGACCACCCCTTGTTGCCTTGGCTGCAGCAGTTGCAGCAAGACAACCTCGCGGCCCGGGAGCACGCGCATACGCCGCTGTTCGAGATCCAACGCTGGGCAGGCCAGAGCGGCGTGGCGTTGTTCGACACGCTGCTGGCCTTCGAGAACTACCCGGTGTCCGAAGCGCTGGCCCAGGGGCCGGATATCGGCCTGGTATTCGGCGAGGTACACAATCAGGAGCAGACCAGCTATCCGCTGTGCCTGGCGGTCAACCTGGGTGCGCAGCTGTCGTTGCATTTCAGCTATGACCAGGCGTGCTTCGACGGCGCCACCGTGGCGCAGATCGCAGGTAGCCTGGAGACGCTGCTGGCGCAAGTGGTGCAGAGCGATGCGCAGACGCGCCTTGGCGAGCTGACCTTGTTGTCGTGCGTTGCAGCCGAGGACCAGCAGCTTGCCTGGAACTCGACGTCCGTGGCGTATGACCTGGCGTGCACCGTGCACCAACGCTTCGAGCGGCAGGCCGCGACCCAGCCCCATGCCCCGGCCCTGACCTTCGCCGGCCAACAGCTGAGCTACGCCGAGCTCAACGCCCGGGCCAACCAGCTGGCGCACCTGCTGATCGCCCGTGGCGTGGGGCCGGACGTGCTGGTTGGCATCGCCGCCGAACGTTCGCTGGAGATGGTGGTGGGCCTGCTGGCCATCCTCAAGGCCGGTGGCGCCTACGTGCCGCTGGACCCGGAATACCCGCGCGAGCGCCTGGCCTACATGCTCGAGGACAGTGGCGTGAAGCTGCTGCTGACCCAGCGCCGGCTGTTGGCCGAGCTGCCGGTGGAGGGCGTCGACTGCCTGCTGCTCGATGCGCTTGAGCGGGATGCGCAGCCGACCCACAACCCGGACGTGGCGGTGGACGGCGAAAACCTGGCGTACGTGATCTACACCTCAGGCTCCACCGGCAAGCCCAAGGGGGCCGGCAACCGCCATGCCGCGCTGGTCAACCGCTTGTGCTGGATGCAGGACGCGTACGGGCTGACCAGAGCAGACACCGTGCTGCAGAAGACCCCGTTCAGCTTCGACGTGTCGGTGTGGGAGTTCTTCTGGCCCTTGATGGAAGGCGCACGGTTGGTGCTGGCGGCGCCGGGCGAGCACCGCGATCCGGCGCGCCTGGTCGAGCTGATCGAGGCTGAGGCGGTGAGCACGCTGCACTTCGTGCCGTCGATGCTGCAAGCGTTCCTGCAAGACCCGGGTGTCGAACGTTGCCGCAGCCTGCGGCGCATCGTCTGCAGCGGCGAGGCGCTGCCGGTGGATGCGCAGCAGCAGGTGCTGGCGCGGCTGCCGTGGGCCGGGCTGTACAACCTGTACGGCCCGACCGAGGCGGCCATCGATGTGACCCACTGGACATGCCTGGACGAAGGCCGCGACAGCGTGCCGATCGGCCGCCCGATCGCCAACCTGGCCTGCCATATCCTGGATGCGAGCCTGGAGCCGGTCCCGGCGGGCGTGCTGGGCGAGCTGTACCTGGCCGGCATGGGCCTGGCCCGGGGTTACCACCGCCGTCCGGGGCTGAGCGCCGAACGCTTCGTCGCCAGCCCGTTCGTGGCGGGGGAGCGGATGTACCGCACCGGCGACCTGGCGCGCTACCGGCCTGATGGGGTGATCGAATACGCCGGTCGCCTGGATCATCAGGTCAAGCTGCGCGGCCTGCGTATCGAGCTGGGCGAGATCGAGGCGCGGCTGCTGGCGCATGCCTGGGTGCGCGAGGCGGTGGTGGTCGCCGAGGACGGCAAGCGCCTGCTCGGCTATGTGGTGCTGGCCGAAGAACATGCCGGTTGGCAGCAAGTATTGGCGGCTCACCTGGCCGGGCACCTGCCCGAGTACATGGTGCCGAGCCAATGGCAGGCCTTGGCGCGCATGCCGCTGAGCCCGAACGGCAAGTTGGAGCGCCGTGCGTTGCCGAAGATCGAGGGCGGGGCCCAGGCGGCCTACGTGGCGCCACAAGGCGAACGGGAACAGGCCCTGGCCGAAGTCTGGGCGCAGGTGCTGCAGGTGCCGCAGGTCGGGCGCGACGATAACTTCTTCGAGTTGGGCGGCCACTCGTTGCTGTCGCTCAAGCTGCTCGACGCCCTGCGTCGGCAATTGGGCATCGAGGTGTCGCTCAGCCGCTTCATGGCCAACCCGAGCGTTGCCCGCCTGGCCGCGAGCTTGGCCGCACCAGCGGCGCAGGAACCGTCGTTGCTGGTGCACCTGGGGGGCGACCCAGGGTGCCAACCGTCGTTGTTCTGCTTCCATCCCAGCTACGGCTCGGTCTATTGCTACCAGCCGTTGGCCCAGGCCGTGCGCGACCTGTTCTGCGTGCAAGGGGTGGTGTGCGAGGCGTTCGTCCAGGGGCACTGGCAACCTACCACCTGGGACGCCATGGTGCAGCGCTACACCCGCCAGTTGCTCCAGGCCCAGCCCGAGGGGCCGTTCCACCTGCTGGGCTGGTCGCTGGGCGGTAACCTGGCGATGAGCGTGGCACGGCAACTGGAGCTGGCCGGACGAGAGGTGGCCTTCCTGGGCATGCTCGACGCACCGCCACCGGCCGCGGTGAAACCGTTCTGGGACCTGCTCGCCGAGGCCAAGGCCCAGGCGCCGGGCCATGAACAGGACGATCACGGCCAGGGGCGTGTGGCGTTGCTGTCGCTGCTGTTTCCCGAGCGTGAAGCCCAGTTCCGCGACCTGGCCGCCAGCCTGGTCGGCCAGCCGCTGGAGACGGTGCAGGCGCAGGTGCTGGCCTGGACGCGTCGGGAGTTGCCGGAGCAGTTCGAGCTGATCGAGGGGCTGATCCTGCAGAACCGCGACCTGGACAACGCCCTGCGCATCAAGCCACAGCTCGATGCCTTGCTGCAGGCGTTCCGCTATGAGCCAACCGAGGTTGCCCCGGCCTGCTGGTGGGCTGGCCGTGACAAGCCGCAGGCGGTGGTCGAGGTCATCGAGGCGCATCTGGAGCAGGCCCTGGCGCCGGTGGCGTTGGCCCACTCACAGGTGCTCGACAACGACCATGACCAGATCGTCAACAGCGCGCAGTGGCTGGCATCGCTGCGGCGATTGCTGGAGCGCAGCTTGCAAAGCGCATGAGCCTGGCCCTGGTTGTCCCGCGATTAGGCCCGGCCCGATATCACCATCGCCTGGCAAGGGCTTCGCCCTTGATCGCGGGAAAAGCCCGCCCACAGGGATTTCGCAGAGCGGCGCAATCTCGGTGGGAGCTGGCGACAGCCTGCGATGGGCTGCGAAGCAGCCCCAAGCTCTCAAACGGTGGAGCCCCTCCAGACTCAAGGGGCCGCTTTGCGGCCCATCGCAGGCTCCGCCACGAAGCAAGCGGAGCCTGGGCCGTATTTGCATGGCTGAGAAGTATTAAACCAACCGAAGGCACTTTGAGCTTGTCCAGCACCCTAGAATCTCCCAGAGGAATCGCGGGCCCGCTGATTTAGCGGCAATGGCTGTCGATCAGTGCTTTGGTCGACGTGGACAGCGCGTCGCTGAAGGCCTTGAGCGCAGGCGGCAGGTCGCCTTCTTGGGCGGCCACATGGCCGTTGATCACATCCTGGGCCTGCTTGAGCCGGGGGTTGCTGTTGAGCACGATTTCCCGGGCCGAAAGTTCCTTGAGCAGGTTCAGGCACAGGTGGCGCCCTTGCTCGGAAATGCCCACATACAGCGAGATGAGGTGCTCGTTGGTCTGTACCCTGATGAAACGCACGTGCTCAGCGAAGGTATGGAACCGCGGGTGGTACATCTCGGTGAAGGCGCCAGGTTGCGGATAGGCTGCCTGGCCCTGTTTCTTTTCATCGGCCCAGACCGCGTCGGACTTGATCTGGTTGCAGTCGAAGCACGCCACCGCCAGGTTCCAGAAATGGAAGCTGTACTGGACGAAATCGACCCGTGGCAGGATGT contains:
- a CDS encoding HNH endonuclease translates to MADWTQKQMDAVEARYKDDCHERAIHRPQAWKHLLEQKERAIAEFERRRKGLAPSTTDLWTELSKFKQRQTSGVTGPLIRKALRSFLEKEQNHLCCYCQRPLVNIAHAKPIEHILPRVDFVQYSFHFWNLAVACFDCNQIKSDAVWADEKKQGQAAYPQPGAFTEMYHPRFHTFAEHVRFIRVQTNEHLISLYVGISEQGRHLCLNLLKELSAREIVLNSNPRLKQAQDVINGHVAAQEGDLPPALKAFSDALSTSTKALIDSHCR